From a single Ursus arctos isolate Adak ecotype North America unplaced genomic scaffold, UrsArc2.0 scaffold_34, whole genome shotgun sequence genomic region:
- the LHX5 gene encoding LIM/homeobox protein Lhx5 yields the protein MMVHCAGCERPILDRFLLNVLDRAWHIKCVQCCECKTNLSEKCFSREGKLYCKNDFFRRFGTKCAGCAQGISPSDLVRKARSKVFHLNCFTCMVCNKQLSTGEELYVIDENKFVCKDDYLSSSSLKEGSLNSVSSCTDRSLSPDLQDPLQDDPKETDNSTSSDKETANNENEEQNSGTKRRGPRTTIKAKQLETLKAAFAATPKPTRHIREQLAQETGLNMRVIQVWFQNRRSKERRMKQLSALGARRHAFFRSPRRMRPLGGRLDESEMLGSAPYTYYGDYQGDYYAPGGNYDFFAHGPPSQAQSPADSSFLAASGPGSTPLGALEPPLAGPHAADNPRFTDMISHPDTPSPEPGLPGALHPLPGEVFSGGPSPPFPMSGASGYSGPLSHPNPELNEAAVW from the exons ATGATGGTGCACTGTGCCGGCTGCGAGCGGCCCATCCTCGACCGCTTTCTGCTGAACGTGCTGGACCGCGCGTGGCACATCAAATGCGTTCAGTGCTGCGAGTGTAAGACCAACCTCTCGGAGAAGTGCTTCTCGCGCGAGGGCAAGCTCTACTGCAAAAATGACTTCTTCAG gcGCTTCGGCACGAAGTGTGCGGGCTGCGCGCAAGGCATCTCGCCCAGCGACCTGGTGCGCAAGGCCCGCAGTAAAGTCTTCCACCTCAACTGTTTCACCTGCATGGTGTGCAACAAGCAGCTGTCCACGGGTGAGGAGCTCTACGTCATCGACGAGAATAAGTTCGTGTGCAAGGACGACTACCTGAGCTCCTCCAGCCTCAAGGAGGGCAGCCTCAACTCAG TGTCGTCCTGTACGGACCGCAGTTTGTCCCCGGACCTCCAGGACCCGCTCCAGGACGACCCCAAGGAGACGGACAACTCGACGTCGTCGGACAAGGAGACAGCCAACAACGAGAACGAGGAGCAGAACTCCGGCACGAAGCGGCGCGGCCCGCGCACCACCATCAAAGCCAAGCAGCTGGAGACGCTCAAGGCCGCCTTTGCCGCCACACCCAAGCCCACGCGCCACATCCGCGAACAGCTGGCGCAGGAGACCGGCCTCAACATGCGCGTCATCCAG GTGTGGTTCCAGAACCGAAGGTCCAAAGAACGCAGGATGAAACAACTGAGCGCACTCGGCGCCCGGAGACACGCCTTCTTCCGGAGTCCGCGGCGCATGCGTCCGCTGGGCGGCCGCTTGGACGAGTCTGAGATGTTGGGGTCCGCTCCGTACACCTACTACGGAG ACTACCAAGGCGACTACTACGCTCCCGGAGGCAACTATGACTTCTTCGCGCACGGCCCGCCGTCGCAGGCGCAGTCGCCGGCCGACTCGAGCTTCCTTGCCGCGTCGGGGCCCGGCTCGACGCCGCTGGGCGCGCTGGAGCCGCCGCTGGCCGGCCCGCACGCCGCCGACAACCCCAGGTTCACCGACATGATCTCGCACCCGGACACGCCGAGCCCCGAGCCGGGCCTGCCGGGCGCGCTGCACCCCCTGCCCGGCGAGGTGTTCAGCGGCGGGCCCAGCCCGCCCTTCCCCATGAGCGGCGCCAGCGGCTACAGCGGACCCCTgtcgcaccccaaccctgagctCAACGAGGCTGCCGTGTGGTAA